One part of the Neodiprion virginianus isolate iyNeoVirg1 chromosome 3, iyNeoVirg1.1, whole genome shotgun sequence genome encodes these proteins:
- the LOC124301337 gene encoding transmembrane protein 183 isoform X1 — protein sequence MPGSRKAARRKLTSHQYNKKSLGDVTLNDFANSPSGNHARLKKATTNVSSEVKQIMIKEEDNRAWDEKLDEFEGDFEFIEQENEDGKKEVVISKQSKSTRNRTKPVECAVVDTGVQYPVDVWFLLSEYVRPEDVGRFAGICKSAYHVVKTAKFWFHMYKRFYKCMAGLPERLQPECMVRLYGLRTCVIRTLHYSYFPQRRDTQSPDASLQEEPHSLLKRQCCLMWHQKGKNQWFFFFKLKEVPRGRGISWRHTEVKPHRPDLIEMLEDVSANPEDRCKILQVTCLKYTMTPLVIGLILQSVSMTLSPGFRHHRLQLGFGTAVTPKTPASQMLLLDGVVGVRVLDWWHPLYPHQHAASAVLPPSDDAWD from the exons ATGCCGGGATCACGTAAGGCGGCAAGGCGAAAGCTGACTTCGCATCAGTACAACAAGAAGAGCTTGGGAG aCGTCACGCTGAACGACTTCGCCAATTCTCCATCGGGCAACCACGCGAGGCTTAAAAAAGCAACAACAAACGTCTCTAGTGAAG TTAAGCAGATAATGATCAAGGAGGAGGATAATCGTGCTTGGGATGAAAAACTCGACGAATTTGAGGGCGACTTTGAGTTTATCGAACAGGAAAATGAAGATGGTAAAAAGG AGGTCGTGATTTCTAAACAATCCAAGTCAACGCGCAACAGAACAAAGCCTGTAGAATGTGCAGTCGTTGATACAG GTGTTCAATACCCTGTGGACGTTTGGTTTCTTCTGTCCGAGTATGTAAGGCCGGAGGATGTCGGGAGGTTCGCTGGGATCTGTAAGAGTGCTTATCACGTCGTCAAGACGgcaaaattttggtttcacATGTACAAACG ATTCTACAAGTGTATGGCTGGTCTGCCAGAACGCCTTCAGCCCGAGTGCATGGTGCGTTTGTATGGGCTGAGAACCTGTGTCATCAGAACACTTCATTACAGTTATTTTCCTCAGAGGAGAGACACTCAGAGTCCAGATGCAAGCCTACAAGAGGAGCCTCATTCCTTGCTGAAACGCCAGTGCTGTTTAATGTGGCATCAG AAAGGCAAAAATCAGtggttcttcttcttcaaacttAAGGAGGTACCTCGCGGTCGCGGCATCTCTTGGCGTCACACAGAAGTAAAACCACATCGTCCTGACCTGATCGAAATGCTGGAAGACGTATCCGCGAATCCAGAGGACCGCTGCAAAATTCTACAG gtaaCATGTCTTAAGTATACGATGACTCCGTTGGTGATAGGCCTAATTCTACAGTCTGTATCGATGACATTGTCGCCCGGTTTTCGTCACCACAGATTACAGCTCGGTTTTGGAACGGCGGTAACTCCGAAGACACCGGCCAGTCAGATGTTACTTCTAGACGGAGTAGTTGGTGTCAGAGTCTTAGATTGGTGGCACCCTTTGTACCCTCATCAGCACGCAGCTTCTGCTGTATTACCGCCCTCTGATGATGCCTGGGATTAA
- the LOC124301337 gene encoding transmembrane protein 183 isoform X2: MPGSRKAARRKLTSHQYNKKSLGDVTLNDFANSPSGNHARLKKATTNVSSEVKQIMIKEEDNRAWDEKLDEFEGDFEFIEQENEDGKKEVVISKQSKSTRNRTKPVECAVVDTGVQYPVDVWFLLSEYVRPEDVGRFAGICKSAYHVVKTAKFWFHMYKRFYKCMAGLPERLQPECMVRLYGLRTCVIRTLHYSYFPQRRDTQSPDASLQEEPHSLLKRQCCLMWHQKGKNQWFFFFKLKEVPRGRGISWRHTEVKPHRPDLIEMLEDVSANPEDRCKILQITARFWNGGNSEDTGQSDVTSRRSSWCQSLRLVAPFVPSSARSFCCITAL; the protein is encoded by the exons ATGCCGGGATCACGTAAGGCGGCAAGGCGAAAGCTGACTTCGCATCAGTACAACAAGAAGAGCTTGGGAG aCGTCACGCTGAACGACTTCGCCAATTCTCCATCGGGCAACCACGCGAGGCTTAAAAAAGCAACAACAAACGTCTCTAGTGAAG TTAAGCAGATAATGATCAAGGAGGAGGATAATCGTGCTTGGGATGAAAAACTCGACGAATTTGAGGGCGACTTTGAGTTTATCGAACAGGAAAATGAAGATGGTAAAAAGG AGGTCGTGATTTCTAAACAATCCAAGTCAACGCGCAACAGAACAAAGCCTGTAGAATGTGCAGTCGTTGATACAG GTGTTCAATACCCTGTGGACGTTTGGTTTCTTCTGTCCGAGTATGTAAGGCCGGAGGATGTCGGGAGGTTCGCTGGGATCTGTAAGAGTGCTTATCACGTCGTCAAGACGgcaaaattttggtttcacATGTACAAACG ATTCTACAAGTGTATGGCTGGTCTGCCAGAACGCCTTCAGCCCGAGTGCATGGTGCGTTTGTATGGGCTGAGAACCTGTGTCATCAGAACACTTCATTACAGTTATTTTCCTCAGAGGAGAGACACTCAGAGTCCAGATGCAAGCCTACAAGAGGAGCCTCATTCCTTGCTGAAACGCCAGTGCTGTTTAATGTGGCATCAG AAAGGCAAAAATCAGtggttcttcttcttcaaacttAAGGAGGTACCTCGCGGTCGCGGCATCTCTTGGCGTCACACAGAAGTAAAACCACATCGTCCTGACCTGATCGAAATGCTGGAAGACGTATCCGCGAATCCAGAGGACCGCTGCAAAATTCTACAG ATTACAGCTCGGTTTTGGAACGGCGGTAACTCCGAAGACACCGGCCAGTCAGATGTTACTTCTAGACGGAGTAGTTGGTGTCAGAGTCTTAGATTGGTGGCACCCTTTGTACCCTCATCAGCACGCAGCTTCTGCTGTATTACCGCCCTCTGA
- the LOC124301338 gene encoding uncharacterized protein LOC124301338, which produces MENNKNRSIFPCALSSEYEIELSDKSRRDEIVDMLIENFLHDETLVKSMRDMYGVKKHEGDKSSLEVRTTDCEEEEEKEEEEWSKVDKDERILMETVVDAGTVLTAVHKPTNRISGAIVVLVHDRNLVGKNSDDRYDGKLRSRTISEFANLMGIIDKSLDLFAAHPECRIWAEFELVGIRRADRRRGLGFDLCAAALNHVIKTMPEVDLVAGKYTSNYSKIIARKIGKINVADFDVTRLADREGHPVFQDTKPHNVVSLMTIKLR; this is translated from the coding sequence AtggagaataataaaaaccgCTCTATATTCCCGTGCGCATTATCGTCTGAATACGAGATAGAATTATCGGACAAATCACGTCGTGACGAGATAGTCGATATGCTGATAGAGAATTTCCTGCACGACGAGACGCTTGTAAAAAGTATGCGAGATATGTACGGTGTGAAAAAGCACGAGGGTGATAAATCGTCTCTAGAGGTTAGAACAACGGActgtgaagaagaagaagaaaaagaagaagaagaatggtCGAAGGTCGATAAGGACGAGCGAATTTTGATGGAAACCGTCGTCGACGCGGGAACTGTTTTAACGGCGGTTCACAAGCCGACGAACCGAATATCCGGGGCGATAGTCGTCCTGGTTCACGATCGAAATCTTGTAGGAAAAAATTCCGACGATCGTTACGACGGCAAACTGCGATCCAGGACGATAAGTGAGTTCGCCAATCTCATGGGGATCATCGACAAATCCTTGGATCTCTTCGCCGCGCATCCGGAATGCCGGATTTGGGCCGAATTCGAACTCGTTGGAATTCGGCGTGCCGATCGGCGCCGCGGTCTTGGTTTCGATCTTTGCGCAGCCGCCCTTAACCACGTGATTAAAACGATGCCGGAAGTCGATCTAGTCGCGGGGAAATACACGTCCAACTACAGCAAAATCATCGCAAGGAAAATCGGCAAAATAAACGTCGCCGATTTTGACGTGACGCGGCTCGCCGATCGAGAGGGTCATCCAGTTTTTCAGGACACAAAACCGCATAATGTAGTTTCCCTAATGACAATTAAATTGCGGTAA